The Mycobacterium haemophilum DSM 44634 sequence ACCCAGCTGCGTGATGAATTCCTGGCAGGCCACCGAGCCCGCGCCGCCCCAGAAGTCCCCGGCAGCCAGCACATCGCGGACGATAGCCTGGTGCTCGGCCTCTAGCGAGGCGGCCTGCGCACGGATCAACGCGCCGTGGGCATCGACATCGCCAAACTGGTAATTGATCGTCATTGTTCATGTCCTCCTGAGTTGAAAGTGTTGTGCTGCAGCAGATTTCGCCATGCGGACGTTAGCTGCCGAGGACCCGCTGCGAGGCGTGCTCTTGCTGCTCGTAGTTGTTGGCGTCACGGGCCAGCCCGTCACGTACCCCGTGCAGCATGTTCACGATGTTGGTGAACGCTTGATTCATCTGCCCCATAGTGTCGTACGAGGTCGCCTGGGCAATACCGCTCCAGCCCGCCCCAGCGATGTTCATCGACGATGCCCACATCTTGGCAGCCTCGGCCGACACCGTCTGTGCGTGCATCTCAAACCGACCCGCCATGCTGCGCATCGCGTCCGGATCTGTCATAAAACGTGTTGCCATGTTGCCTGTCTCCTTATTCCTGGACTTCTCAGTAGCTGCAACTTGTCGTACGGATCGGCTGCTGCGTCTGCCGGCTACCGGGGACCCTGAAGCCGCCAATTATCTGTGAAAAACCGACAGTCTTCCCCCTCTCTCAACCGGCCGCCGGAGAATGCGGTATCACACTGCTGCTGCGCGGCACGTCGAACCGAGGTTCGGCTTCCCACTCGCCCCACTCATCCCACTCGTCCATTCCTTCAGTGGTCGCATCTGAAATTCCTTCGGCCGCAACAACATCGGCGTCGGCGCCCTCCCCAGGTTCCGATGCCCAATGGTCATAGTCGTCCGGCGGAACGGCAACGCCCCAGCTGAGCGGCACCGACAACCCGCCGAGCATGCCTGACTCGCCCCGAACCGCCGATACGGCGTCAGGCGGCAAGGGCGGCCCAAGAGGCAAAAGCACGCTGTCCCCTTCCACAGCAGAATCCAATACCTTCAAACTCGGTGGCGAATACTCGCCAGCCAACACTTCGCATCGTAAGACAATCCGCGGGGCAATATATTGAATTCTCCAATTTCGATTGTCATTGCAACTCGGCTGTCGCCAACGCGGATCGAGAACCGCGGCGTCATGCGGCGGCTGCGGGCCTGCGCCCGGCGTGGTACCAACAAAACGCCTGGTCAGTGGCTTGGGATCGGCGCCGCGAGGGCGCGGAACGACTAACCGGCAGCCCGTCCCGCAGCCTGCAGCGGCCACCGGGAATCCTGCGGATGGCCACGGGTTGGGCACACATTGAGCAGCTTCGACAGTTGGCGTACCCGGTGGTCAACGTTGACGGGTTGGGCCGGGCGGTGTGTCGACCTGGTCGTGGATCACCGTCCCGTCCTGGCTGAACGGTGAAATCACGAAACAGCGAACCCGAAGGTCCCGGCCGAAATAGCGCGGAGCCGCTGGCCTTATTGACCTCACAGGTGTTGCAAATCCATTTATCCAGGGCGCCCGAAACCAGGGCTGTTCGGATGGGGTGGGTAGGGGCCCGGCCGTAGCGGGCCAACTCGGACGCCGCGTCGCCAGCCAGCCGTCGTTATTGTCAGTGTTCCATGACCCGTTCTCCTGAATCCATTGGCGGCCAAGGTAGTTGATGCACTCGCCAACGTCCGGTGGGCTCGTGGTGATGTCGATACGATGCGGCGTCGTGACGCCGTTGAGATCAAGCGATTGCGTCAGCGGTAACTTCGCCAAAAATTTCTCGACGAGATATCGAAGTGGTTGGACTTTGGCTTCACCAAATCCGTCTTCCTTCGCGCATTTCTGCTCACCGCCATATTTTGCGACGGTATTGCTTGAAACACGGCCTGGCCGATCGAAATCTGGAATTGATGCCTTCACCGTCGACCCGAGCACTACATTGGGTACGCACTGCGGCAGTTTCGGAATCGCACCCACCACCGGGTAGCCCAAATTGGGTCTCGACGGGTTTGGTGGAACAGCGACGTTGAATGCCGTGGTCATATCGCCGACCGACCTTGGGCAGACCGCGGCTATACGGAGAAATAACGAAACACGGCACCCGAAAACCCCAGGCACGGAACCGCCGGCAGCTTGTTGTGCTTGACATCAAGAGCGAAGCTGCTCGGGTAGCTCGGTGCGCTGCCATTGCGGGCCACGTCCGACGTCGGATTTGCGGCTTGCTTGAAATCGTTTATCAGCCCGTTGTAGCCGACGATGGCGTCGTTGAGCGGCCCAAGCAGTTTGTTCTGGTACACCTTCCAGCTGACCCCGGCGATGCT is a genomic window containing:
- a CDS encoding WXG100 family type VII secretion target — translated: MATRFMTDPDAMRSMAGRFEMHAQTVSAEAAKMWASSMNIAGAGWSGIAQATSYDTMGQMNQAFTNIVNMLHGVRDGLARDANNYEQQEHASQRVLGS
- a CDS encoding WXG100 family type VII secretion target, with product MTINYQFGDVDAHGALIRAQAASLEAEHQAIVRDVLAAGDFWGGAGSVACQEFITQLGRNFQVIYEQANAHGQKVQAAGSSMASTDSAVGSSWA